A stretch of DNA from Cololabis saira isolate AMF1-May2022 chromosome 17, fColSai1.1, whole genome shotgun sequence:
TTTCTGCAAGGTGCACCCCTTCAGAAATGAATACAACAGATTTGTGCTACCCACTTCAGAGATGGGACATATGCGGCACGATGTGAAGTTTGGTAGAAATAAATATGGATAAACTGGATAATTCTCTTCCGATCTGAATCTGTGATGTTAAAAAACCCTGCTAATTTGAATGCtgggtcaaaaaaaaagaatgacagGGTTGTATTAGAGGTTTTGATTTGATAATAATTTCCGACAATCAAATATACTGTATTCCCTCAAACTCCCACAAAAAAGCACATTTTTCCACAATATGTTccctttaaaaacattttatccGTTAAATGTCTGTGTAATTCCTGCCTGCAGTACAAGATCATTCTAGGACATTTCAATTTCAGCAAGTCAGTCTTTCGAAGTTCCCTTTGTAAGTTGTACTAGCCCTCCGTCCCATTTCAACGGTCCATCACACATTTAGCCGACAGATCAATACATCAAAGTGGTACACAAGGACAACTCTgaaacagggaaacatgtaaaagctACAAAAATGTTACTATTTTTCCCCCTCACAATGAAATGTGACGACAGTGGTGCAACTGTAACTGTTAACACCTCTGTAAAGATGACCCAAAAATGCTATAAAATGCTGACAGTACAAACTGAATTCTACGATGCAGCAGCTCCTTGAACAACCTTGGTGGTTTGCAAGCTGAAGATGTCGAGACATCCTTTGATCCCAGCTGGTCTCCTATATAAAATGTATCCTCTCTTTCAGTTCATTGAGTGACCCACATTGTGCAAAAAATCAGAGGCCTTGaacctttttaaaagaaaaaaaaatcaataggcGCCAATTCAATACTGAACACAATAAAACTCTGTTGAGCTTGCAGCAGCAAACTGATTACCAAGCACAACAGAAGCAGTAATAAAAGAACCCTCTCTCTATGTACTTGTACATAAGTTGAACACTGACTGTAGCAGCCCGGGTTGTAGTGCATTCAGGACACTTTGCTTCAAGTCATTCTTACGTTCTCTCCTCTGTCACGATTCGATAACGAACAATATCCAGATGCACAAAAATGCACTAAAGAAAGGATGTCATGACACATCACACACACCATCATTACTAATGgatatgtttctgttttggTTTGAGTAATCTTTAACAGGAATGTTTTTTTGAAGCGTCACTTTAAtctacatttaaaacatttaccTTATTATATACATTCCAAATATCTGTAAAGCATCTACATTTATAAGATACATACAGATTTTTTGTACTGCTTTGTGACAGAAAATTGCCCTGTACTTCAGCTAGATTTAAGAGGTGaactaattcataaaatattcCTAAATGTGCAATAAATAATGCACTGCTTAAAGGCTCTTCCTTCTGTGAGGACTTTACTTTTATGGCTGACTTTTATTTATAGCTGCAGTTAAAATATTTAGAACTAACTTCTTTATGTAGATAAATTTGTGTCTGCTCCATCACAATCTACTGTCAGTAATGTGGTTCAGTAAAGGAgattttttgtttgtctgaTCTAAGTAATCACAACCAGTTTGACTATTAAGCTTTGCAGGGCCGAGTGTTGGAGAATGCCTACAGCTGAGATTTGTGAGCTGCTTATTTTATATACCTCTAGTCTGTGTGCGCTAACCCCTACATTTAAATTATCCTTTGATTGGTCTTGGTGCTGTTGTTGTTTACTGGATCATAGGATCATCATTTGGAGAGGCCAGAGTTGGGACGCCAACAAACCCTAGGGTTTTCTCCTCACTGAGCGTCCCGCTGTCAGACACGGTGGTGAAGGAAAGGTGGTCCTCCTCCAAGATGGCCATGCGGTCCTGTGGCTTCTCCTTCTTCAGGTAGAACATCTTCCTGAGCTGCTTCAGTTGCTGCAGCTCACAGAAGGTCTCCAGCACCACCAGCATGACTATCAGACCCAGGATTAGGTAGACTGAAAGGACAAAGAAACACCAGAGCATTAGAAGAAATGTGAGTGATTGACTGCAGTGAGTCATGTTGCAAACCCTCATGTAAACTTTAATATTCCTGTATATGTCAGTACTTTTTGGCAGTGAAACGCTTTACTTAATGATTAATCAAATTCAACACAAGTTGATCATATCGCACCTTAAtcttatataattattatatttgcTGCAGGAATTTTGCTGTTGGGTGTTTACAGCGAAACTCTTAGGATACACTGAAAATCGGTGTAAGTCAACATTGAAACACACATGCAATACACTCCTTCTCCGGGGTCCCAACCCCTATTGCTCTTAGCACTGACACAAGGGGGCGGTATATAGCTAACCATGTAACCAAGAACAAAGGCTGTGCTGAGCAGTGggaaagaaacaaagagaaacCCTTTCAGACACTACTCCAAATCCCCTTTCACATCTGTCTAAAGCAGTCAAAATGcataacttatttcaatagATGGAAAATTGGAAATTCAATTTAGCTAGAGAAAAACAGTCGTACATTTGTAGGAAGTAACataatttactgtttaatttcaATACAGAAAAGTtgtttgtcaaataagtaaataaTATGAATTGTGAATATCCTGCATGTATACACGATACATTAAAGAGcagttaaatataaataattaaaaaaggccaaaagaaagcaaaaaaagatCTGCTGATTATACAAATTGTTCATTATTTCTGGAATTTTGTGTCGAAGTCTTGATCACAGATCGCAGATGTACCACTGCCTATAGAGTCATGCAATTTTCCATACAGGAAGTAGTAAAAGTGTGGGAAGGTTCTTTTGTGCAAATAAATACTCTGTTGATGCCTTTTCTCTTCCTACAGACTGACACTTAGCTGAGTGACGTGGTCTCTCTAGTTGCTCCCACGTTACACATGGTGCAGATAGCTAGAGTCAACATTCATACACTCCTAAAGTCTCCTAAAGTCTTTCAGGCCTTAACCGTCCTGCTGATAGCACAAGTCACCAAGAAAATTAAGTCAATGGTTTGCTGCTTTCAAACAAATAGTGTAACATGCTTCGTATTGCACAATTGAAAGGGAAAGAAATTGAATTAGGATGAAAATGGACAGCTAACCGAACTGATTTGAAATATTAGAGTTACAAACATTAATCTCTGGAAATATTTTAAAGATTAAAGTTCAGCTGTACTCACCAGTGATGCCCATTTTGTAGAGCTCCCTGAACTTCTGATTAGCAGCTTCTCCGGGAACGTAGTCTCCCAGGCCGATGGTGCTTAGAGAAATGAAGCAGAAGTAGAAGGACTCCAGGAAGTTCCAGTTCTCCTCCAGCGATGAGAAGATGGCGGCAGGGATCAGGAAGAAGCACGAGACGGCCAACAGGGCCAGCAGCGTGGCGTGAACAATGGCCACCAACGGCTTGGACAGGCCCCAGCGTGTGTGAATGTACACAATTGGCCTCCGAGTGAACACCATGATCCTTTGCACTACAGCCGTGAGGAAAAGGAGGGTGAAGGGGATGCCAATCATTGAGTAAATAATACAGAAGGCCTTCCCGCCATCTGACAGTGGTGCCGTGTGACCATATcctgttggaaaaaaaataatcacagaAAAACTTTCAGTCACAAATGCTGTTCAGAGAACAGATAACTATGAGGGagaaacattttgacttttattatCACTCTCAAATAATATTACTGTTTATTTCTCTCTACATTTCAAGTCTAGAGGGCAAAATGCCAGATCTATGTGTCAGGTGTGAAATTACTCACACAGAACGGAGTTAAAGTAAATATTTTTCTACACATGAACTCTTAAATACCCAGAAGCTGTGCATATTGTGCTGCCTGCAGGGTTTCAGACCCTTTCAAGTTTTCACATCTTATGTTTGAAACTGTTAGAATGAATTCTGCACAATGGTAGAGCaaaatcctttaaaattaaTTAGGTTTTCAAATATTTGGTTCCAGTTGGTTAAAGCATCTTTTGCAGCAATGATCAGCCTCAGGTATTTTTGTGTACGTCCCCACAAAATGCTTTATGTAATACGATTTTTCTGCATGTCTCAGCATCTATCATTCCCTCTATCCTGACTAATCTTCCAGCCCctgttgcagaaaaacatctccACAGAACGGTCCTGAGATTCATTATGCTTGAATACAGGGATAGTATTAAAAAGTGTCTCGTTCCTCCCCGCAAGCTATCTTAGCCAAATACATCTATTTTTGTGTCATTAGAGGTCTGAGAGGGATCTGGGTGCTTTTTGGTAAACTGCCATCAGGATATCCGAATTGCTTCTTTCAGCCCACATTACCATCAAAATCTAATTGGTGGATTGCAGCACTAATGGTTTCATGCAAGATACATAATCATCTCTACAGAGGAAGCAGAGCAAGGAGGTTTGATGATGGCTGCAATCTTTTTAGTTTAGAGAATGATGGAGGCTTTAGGAAATTTCAGATGCAGCAAAACATTTTCATGCATCGTTCCCCAGATCTCTACCTTCGTAAAAGCTTATCTTGGGTGTCTGCGGACGCTTCGCCCCGGGTTTTTGGCTTGTCTTTCTTCACCTACTTTTCTTTGTCATTGTTAAATTATGTGTGCAAACTGATAACAAAAAACGTGAACTAAAACAGTTTTAGATCAAAAGGTTTGACAACTGCACTGTATTTTATGCTACTAAACTTTAATATCATGTGAAAGATTGGTGTTTTTACTTTAAGGACTCCCTGGCACAAAACCATGTTTCATTAGTTCTCAATGCGCATTGCTAAATTTGTGAATTCATCTGTACACACATCTCGCACTGATTAAGAGATCAACAGCAGCGCATCTGACAGATGATAAAAATCTACCATAAAGCGTAGCTTATTATTCTTTCTAATTATAGGACTAcactcttcctttttttcactCTGTTCACAATTACACAAAGAAAGAGCCCTGTGTACGCTTTAATAATCCAGCCTGTCTTCCTCACTTTGCTTTATCAAATGTAAACATTGTAGAATAGTTGCACAATTTGACAAGAGTTATTAACTAAATCAGAATACAATGTTATAAACTGGTTACAGTCTTAAATACATCAGTTTCAGAGTGGGTGAGATGTTCTCAGTGAAAACCATTTTTATGTCATGTTGAATTGAAAACAAGATATGAAACTATATACACTTACATACGGTAGGTGTAAAATTGAGGAAATAGTTGTTTTGAGTGATGGGagctgttaaaaaaacaacaaaaaaacagaaggaacTCTTATATATTTGTCAATACAATGCAACAACTTCTAAGCTAAAGCTAGATGAATGCAGGGCTGCACCTTTGGGCCCTGGCCTTTTGAAGGCAGGTGAGACTTGAGACAAAACCATTGTGatctatgggaaaaaaatctgcaATTTTTCTGTCATAACACTACGTAGCTAGGTAACAAAAACCACCAGAAGTTACTGGAAATCTTTAAATCAAGTCTTTAAATGCAAATGAGTGATCTTAGAGTCAACTCCATCTGATCTCTGTGACTGTCAAGAATGTAGTTTAATGCAGGCAGGTTATGACTAGCACACACTATCTGCAGAACCATATACGTTGCAACTTCTTAGATAACTGCTGCCATGTGGCAAGACTAAAGTTCCTTAGATGTCCTGTCTTGTAAGCATCTAAAGACTATGCTTTGTTCTTTGCGATACAAGATAAAATAACCTCAGGTTTAGACTGCCACGCAATTCTGTTAGTCGTCAAGGGCAAAACACAGGATACTTTTTATATAAGGGATTTACTCCAATAAAAATCCTCCAAGACCGATGCCTGATGGTAGTAAAGAAGTTGATTAAGTATTGTCTCAATGACATGTGTATGAAGGCAATGAACTAATGGCCATTAAATGTGCCTTTGGTAAATACAGTCCATTTACTCTACAATTAGCAAACACTGCATGAGACTTCCTTAAGACACAGGTTATGTACTTTCAACAGAGCCACTCCAGAAAGGCTTCAAGGGATCATTTTTGGAGGCCAGCTACAGGAAAGTGGCTCCAGATGACATTCGGGGTACCCTTCAAATATCAACTGACAAAATTGTCCACTATGGAGGTGATaataagtaataagtgcaaAGGCAATGCTTCAGCAGTTGAACAACTATCTGGATGGAAGTCATTTGTGGGAGAAGAAGAGGTTGAGAGAGAAGAGGAGTAAATGGACTTCTTTGACATCTGCATGCCAAAAGAACAATGAAAATCTACCAGTTTCTCTGCGGGGGCAGTGAGACTCCACGACCTAATATGCCTCTGTCAAGCAGATGAGTTTGTTTTTGACTGTGCCTGCAATGAGCTGAGAGAGGTGAGACTGTTAGAAGGGTGTAACCCACATTGCACCGAAGCACCATCACAGCCTGAGGTTAATATGAAAGAAAAGTCTGAGcactgttagttccctatgaagctcccagacccctgaggttcatctggatctggtttgttgtggttcccaagaaccagaaccaagcaaggtgaggcagcgttcagttattctgctcctcaccggtggaacaaacttcctgtagacctgaggtctgctccaactgtagatcctttaaatcaggcctaaaaacattactgtttactgaagcgtactcctaaattaaatacttacctgttgTACTTGACTgcacttactttttaacaacttgtgctttttattattttacctcttttcttatcattttatttcattgtatttgttatttactgtttaattgtgtcttgccccttttcatgttgatgtaaagcaccttgaattaccttgtgttgaattgtgccatacaaataaacttgccttgccttgccttgcctatgatGATGAAGAATCATAATATGATAGTCAAATGTATGTGATTGAAACTAACAAGACCCACTACACAAAAGGTGATTAGATGTCCCAGGGATGATCAGAATGTGCTCCTAAGccactaaaatgaaaaaaaacagctcccaccccggctctgacctgtttgacctgctgccttcaggaagacgctacagagtcatcaggtcCAAAACCAACAcactgaaaaacagctttttccccaaagccataaTCGCCCTGAACAATATGTGAATGTCTTCATTACTGTTTTTACCATGCAATACTTTTTTCCCGgcctatctgtgcaatattccaccacatttGTAGTTATATGTTATTATCTGCAGATAGGATCTCAGGTCTTGATTTCACTAttcaaaatgcaccttaacctttgcACTGTCTttcagggctgggcgatatattgagattttaatatatatcgatatattttcaaacgcgatatggtacgagacaatatcgtttatatcgatatagcttattttgtgacaaattgactgtacatcaacgCTGACCCCTCACGCTGGCAAAAAAGTACCTTtgtgtgctgaaacctgacggtgttgacaggttagttttcctggcacaaaatctgtaaaatgtacagtagttgacttgttgtaattatttgagatttgctcaaagagatgtagtatctgtttacatgttttatttgagatttgcacaaatgttttgttatttgcacaactgtcaacctcattggaaaagtctgcctggtactgtctacattgtattaattgcacagtgtattttaattaaattgttatgcaggaaagtatggaggattttttgtgccaaaattaaataaataaatacatcattaattaattaaaatgggaatgaaatatatcattaattaattaaatgtgtcattaattaattaaaattagaatgaaatatgtctttaattaattaaaatacaattcattttaagtaaaaatatatatttattatttcagcatttaattaattaatgacacatttaattaatgatttcgtgttacgtgtgaatcatgaaatgtaaaactgcatttaattaattaatgacacatttaattaatgatttcgtgttgctgaatcatgaaatgtaaatgtaaaactgtcagtttcactcgtcaaactcagtgggcggggctaacgcgaatctagtggaatccactgctttggactttctaaacatgacagctgtgagttTGGAGGATTTTCGTGAGCTTTGTAGAGAGTTGGTGAGCGATATCTTCGACCTTGCAGAGTATGTGGAAGTAGGATCTGCTGACCCCAAGCATGTAGCATGTAAAGCAGAGGAACTGCTCGAAGTCGTTGGAGTTATTTCTGCACTTTCCCatcttgacttgatgtgcaggggaaccaatgaggtgtttggaatccgcccactgagtttgacgagggaaactgacagttttacatttacatttcatgattcagcaacacgaaatcattaattaaatgtgtcattaattaattaaatgtgtcattaattaattaaatgctgaaataataaatatatatttttacttaaaatgaattgtattttaattaattaatgacatatttcattctaattttaattaattaatgacacatttaattaattcattatatatttcattcccattttaattaattaatgatgtatttatttatttaattttggcacaaaaaatcctccataggaaagggatatttgttttattttattcaagaagcatttttattctatatatgcaggcagtttatttttatttcatttgttttatacattttgatattgtgcagacctctgttaataaaagaaCCTGTGTGAcgtttggcacgaggctttgtattaaaactgactgtttttttaagggtttgcctcagaaaaaaatgaagctaacagagatgctatgctataatgctttggaggaaaccccaattatgtcacagaaaaaatatcgatatatatcgagtatcgccattcagctagaaaatatcgagatatgacttttggtccatatcgcccagccctactgtctttgcactggagaggtgatgctgcttttttatctcactgtacccatgtataatgacaataaaagtattctattctattctaatcaTAGTCAAAATGAGGAGGTTAACCCAAAGGCTCCTGAGCCTGTTTCTGACCCTGGAAATATCCCCTAACAACATGGACATGACCAGTCGGACTATTACACACAGGTTTGTGCCATTTAGTATAACAAAAAAGGACAaacccggtgttgtgccaaaaagtgattgcctgccagaatctgatttctcccctgaaaatgggtctttttatctgccaaaaattgattgaaggccaaatacaattaatgaaaggttgtttctacctaaatatgatttgatctcattcttgagcttcataatataaacactagagctcacaggattgcttttaactcttttaaaggaccattacaacacaaaataggcattttcaccagccaaaaattgattgaaggccaaatacagttaatgaaaagttgtttgtgcctaaatatgacttgatctcattcttgagcttcataatctgaaaattctggcaggcaactcactcgagatcaaatcatatttaggtagaaacaacctttcattaactgtatttggccttcaatcaatttttggcaggtaaaatggcccattttcaggggagaaatcagattctgccAGACACGGTCTCGTGTCTGgggactaaaggctgatttatggttccgcgttacagcgacgcagagcctacggcgtagggtacgcggcgacgcgcaccctacgccgtaggctctgcgccgctttaacgcagaaccataaatcaggcttaacaaaaATGCATTGTTGTGTCTGAATGCGCAGCTGCGGGGGACGGGGGTGCATGCAGATGCAGCATCCCCTACCTGTGGTGGACAGCACCGTGCTGGCGAAGAACAGGGCAGAGGTGAAGTCCCAGTTCCAGTTGGCAGAGGCGTTGTTGAGAATGGAGACCCCATAATTACTGGCCTCCAGGGCTCTCTGCAGGAACCGCTCCAGGCGCTCCTCAGAGATACACTCGTTCTCCTGCAGGAAATGCTTCTTCACGGCCCTGAGATCCTGGCGTAGGAGGTCTTCATACGGAAGCTCCACCGACGAGAAGACGACAGCGCCGAATATGAGATACAGCAGATAGCCCAAGAGGAGAGACACGAAATACCACGTCGATTTGTGACTCTGTATCAATCGTACACAAGAATTACTCGCTAGTGACTGGAGCATTTTCCCTAAAGCTATAGCTTATCGTCTCTATTACGGCGCTATTACGTTTATATAACGAAAAACTGCACGGCTCCACGTGTTATATTAATGAAATGTATCCTACTGTAGTTCTTTACAGTGATGATGTTAACGAGAAAGCTGCTCAAATGAgtatcctcttcctcctccgcaAAACCTGCTGTGGCTGAGACGTTCAAAGCAATCGGAAATATCAGTACTAAAACTATGATGTGTACTGTAGGCTACTTTCAAACAGCTTACTGTATCGTTTCATAAAACTTAATATACACATACGTAGCATATAAGTGTCACACAAAAAAATGTGCACCTTTTAAGCGAAACATTCGAGTTTTATATTCGCTAAAGGTGAAAAAGACTCGCCACTCTGCAGTTGTCATATTTCCGAGCTTAAATAGGTTCTCAAAGTAGCGCGCGATGTGGCCGAGACAAAGCGCGTGTGACGCAAGAGCGTCCCCACACCTCAAGTCTGTCCTGTTTCTGCGGATTTCGGTTTCGATTAAAAAGAAACGAGCAAATCATTTACCACATAAGACATTAGGGTGTTGAAAATCAACTGCACACACATAAGATGCactgaaaacataaaaaataagacGCTGCGAATcacttaaaaaaatctaaaagtgATCATGGCCCAGTTTTGACTTATTTAATTTGGttgaatttgtttttcttttcttttcttttcttttcttttcttttcttttcttttcttttttttgacagaAACTTTGCACATATTAGATATGTTGATAAATGGATGTATATTCATGTTGATATATAGActtatattatgtttttttgtgttctataagtaagctcattgattctcttgcaatttggaaaaatgaatataagatgtatatatatatgtatatgtatatatatatgtatgtgtatgtgtatatgtatgtatgtgtatatgaacgtgtgtgtatgtgtatgtgtatgtgtatgtgtatatatatatatatatatatatatatatatatatatatatatatatatatatatatatatatatatatatatatatttgtactttattttttttactttttaatattgttctttttttaatttgcatattcgaaataaagctcAATAATTAATATTTTCCACATTCAAATGCATACTTTCAAAAGCCATCTTTACCACCAGATTGTAATTACATTTAAACACAATTTATGATTGCTGAAATTCatcttttattggtgaaaatacaGAAATTAACATTACTATAAAgatatatattttcaaattaattTTTCACTGAGCTTAGCCTATACTTAGGTTTGTGGGTTATTCTAAAGAATAAACAGAGGCCCCTGTTTAGTAATTGG
This window harbors:
- the kcnk1b gene encoding potassium channel subfamily K member 1b, with the protein product MLQSLASNSCVRLIQSHKSTWYFVSLLLGYLLYLIFGAVVFSSVELPYEDLLRQDLRAVKKHFLQENECISEERLERFLQRALEASNYGVSILNNASANWNWDFTSALFFASTVLSTTGYGHTAPLSDGGKAFCIIYSMIGIPFTLLFLTAVVQRIMVFTRRPIVYIHTRWGLSKPLVAIVHATLLALLAVSCFFLIPAAIFSSLEENWNFLESFYFCFISLSTIGLGDYVPGEAANQKFRELYKMGITVYLILGLIVMLVVLETFCELQQLKQLRKMFYLKKEKPQDRMAILEEDHLSFTTVSDSGTLSEEKTLGFVGVPTLASPNDDPMIQ